Part of the Harpia harpyja isolate bHarHar1 chromosome 16, bHarHar1 primary haplotype, whole genome shotgun sequence genome, ATGCTCCCACTGCCACTCTCCAGCTTGTGACAGAACAGAGGTTTTTCATGGCCTGCTGACATGGTAGCAATGTCACGTATATTAGAGGTGAGGGGAATGTGACATCTTTCTCAAATGTGGGACTGGGAGGAACCATGGGACTCACATCTAGGTGTGGTAATGGGAGACACCCACGTAGCAGGTCCTTGATCAGCTTTCCTCCAGCCTTCACACACTCCAGAGCAGCCAACGACAGTGGCCAGTGGAGGTCTCTAGGATACAGATGAAAAGCCACAAGGAAGCACAAGGAAACATGTATCTGAAAGAGACCGGGAGAGGTCAAAAGCATCCCCAACAATGAAGGTCCCTGTAGAAAACTTCACTATTGAAAACTCTTAGATAGTCCTGGGAAGCAGGCCATGCTCCACACGCAAGACCTGGCAatgctccctgcccagctgcagagaaaaaaggTCCAGAGCAGCTCATCATTCCTGGTATTCATGTGCAGAGAAAGTCACATTGTCTCTGTTGCCTGGAATGACATTCATCTGCCCAGAGAGAAAGATCTCCCCCTGGGCTATTTATCTAGACTCACTATATAGTCAGGAGAGAGAAATGGATGCTCCTGAGACATTCTTTGCCTAACCTGTTGGCTGCTCATTTTGTGAGGAGAGAAACTCTGCTATGAAGTGAGCTAGGAAGGGATCTTGGGCTCAGACGGAGACACCCAGGCAGCAAGGAGCTCCTCCAGGGCAAGCGTGAGACCCTGCTGGTGGTCCGCTGGGGTAAGGCTGGGCACCAAGGGAGCAGGAGTCCTTGCTGAGCCCCCCCCTTCCAGAGGAGGTGTGAGCAGGAGGGAATGGGCTGGAGCAATGAAGGCCAATGGGGCCGGAGAGGCTCAGCGTCCCCAGCAAGGAGATGCAAAGTTACGCTGACAGGCCGTTCCTTTTCCCCACTGCAGGAGCTCAACACCTTGCGCAGCCAGTGCGGGCGACTCTATGGGTATGACTGGATCAGCATCCCCCTGGTCTACACTCAGGTGAGAAGGGATCCCCCCCACCTATTGCTCCACTGCCTGCCTGAGCACGCTGCCCCACGCTACAAGGGGCACCCCCATTTACACCCACACCTGACCCACCCATGGACCACGCTGACGTGAGATACGCTTGGACCCCTCATCCCCACCTACACGCGTCGGCTCTCTCACATACGTAGCTCAGCAGCGCACACCCAGCCTTATTTCCCTCACTCGGACACAGCCACCTCTACAGAAACACCCACTGTCCAGGGGTAAGTAACCACGATGTGTGCCACACGGGTGCACGGAAAACACAAGATACACACAGACCCACTCCCTGCACCACCTTGCAGGGAGCACGTCCCTGAAACAGTTCCTTCCTACTCAGCAGAGTTGAGATCTGTctgccagcaaagctgctccagcaggcagggcagctctGATGGAGTTGTTCCATGTGTGTGAGAGAGCTGTGTGCCTGTACTCAGCTGTTTAATAGCTCTCTTGATGCAAACCCGGACAGACACTTCGGCACCAACTTGCTCCTTTGTCTCATCCAATCCAGCTGCTCAGATAACACTAATGCACTCCACCGTGAAACGGGAACTGCTTCCGTTCATGCAGCCCTGAAGGTTAATGGGAAACATGTTGGGGAACTATATTCTTGCACAGACCAGTGTCCTGCACTCTAGGAACAAAAGCAGCATCATAGCATGTCTTTGCCCCCTCTGCAGTACACAACCTGTTTTTTCATAGGTGCCCATCCACAATGCAAAAAATCTGTCATTCCAGGCACTCTCTATCCTGCCCATCATGAAACAGCCCTGCACTGTTCACTGCAAGGAACTGCATGGCTGTCTCAAGAGTCTTGTGATGCTGGGTGTTTGTTTTTATCCCCCTTGCTTGTTGCATCAAGAGACCACGCAAGAGTCTCAGctgcttttaatttgaaaaagggGAAGTTTCCAGTCCCGTGATTACAGAGAAAAGCACAAAGCTCATTGTAGCCTGAAATCCGGGCAAGCAAGCAGGCAAACATAAAAAAGGCCCAGCATGAAGACCAGGAAGGAAAGAGCTAGTtcagagctggcagcactgccagggcttCCCTCCCTGACTTGGAAGCAGGCTGCCAGCATGGACTGAGCCATGAGGGGCTCGGGACAGCTTTCAGGAGAGGCAAGGACAAGAATGAAAAAAGCTTACAGCACCCCTTACTTTGGCAGCAGAACAACCATGCAGCCATGTGTCAGTTGTTTAAGCTCTTTCCATCCAGGATGTCATGTGCTTTCTTCTGCCACTATCCTTCTGTGACGCCTACACGGATGTCATTCCAGGAACAGCGTGGAATGAAATACAGTATATGTAAGAGCTAAAGGGCAAAGGGCATATTTAAAGCTTTCTGCAGTGGAAATGCATCTTCCTGCAAAAGCCTGTCATAACTGAATCCAAGGCTTTCAAAAGGTTACAGAGCCAGTAGCTCTGCAGCAGCTTGCCACTCTTTGGAGTTGTGTGGGATGGAACTGAAGAGAGATGCTGGGAAAGCAAGCTGGGAACTCAAACTCCTCTGGTGTGTCCTCTGGCATCTTTCCCAGGTGGTGACCGTGGCTGTTTACAGCTTCTTCCTGGCCTGTCTGATCGGGCGGCAGTTCCTGGATCCAGAAAAAGCATATCCTGGCCATGAACTAGATCTCTTCGTGCCTGTCTTTACGTTTTTGCAGTTCTTCTTCTATGCTGGCTGGTTAAAGGTAAGTCCAAGAAAATATGTCTGGAGCTGGAATCCAACCCAGCTACGGGTTTTTCCCAGTGTGTGCTCACCAGGGACCCAGCTGTGTTCTCTGGCCTATGGGCGACATGCCAGGGGCTGGCAGACAAACGGGAAGCCAACAGGGACTGAGTATTGCCAAGACCTTCTCAGTTTCTGAGTGTCTCACCCTGGGATCAGCTCCAGCTTTCCTAAGCTTTGGTCCTGACTAGTTTGGGGAAAAAGAGAGGCAGTAGGCTATACTTTACCTGCAGGGGTggtctgcagctgcaggagggctgTGTGAGCAAGGGGCAGTTATCTGTGTGTACCAACCTCTCCCAGCCGCTGGCAAGCCTCCATTTTTAACCCACCCCTTTCTGGGAGGAACAGCATTGCTCCGAATTCAGGGGACGCCACGCTTGACTCTGCCACACAGGTCTTCTCCCTGCAGGGAAAGGGGCAGGTATGACCATGATGACCTTTGCTATGCGCTCTCCACATGCAGGTGGCCGAGCAACTCATCAACCCTTTTGGGGAGGACGATGATGACTTTGAAACCAACTGGCTCATCGACAGGAACCTGCAGGTAAAGTGAAGGCAGGATCCTCCAGATGAGCCTGACCTGCAGAGGAACAGCGAGGCAGGACTGCACCCGAGGGTTTAGCAAGCCCCATCAGCGCAGTCACAAAGTTCTCCTGCAACCCCTCTGCTGCCTACCTGCCATGCCTGCAATGGAGCGGAGAAGCAGTCCCTAGTGCCCTTGTGCTTTCCTGAGGTGTCGGTGGCTGCACGTTAAGGGGCCCAGGATCTCCAGAGGGAGACGGCtaggagagcaggaggagagcaTAAGGCCTCCCAAGAAATACGAGGGTGAAGGGGGCCAGCTCAGTGTTCCCCCTCAGCAGCCAAGGAGGCACCCCAGGCTCCAGGAAGAATGTGGGGGCAAGAACTGTGCCGGGAAGACCCCCCCCACGCCAGGGAAGACAGGGCTTTTGGCGTATCTTTGTACACAGAGACCGATTGCAGCTTTAGTCCACGCTCTGGCACACACGATGGATCCAGACTGTTCATTTCACACCCTTGCTACCTTTGAATGACACATCATTCTTGCCTCTCCCTGGCTTTTCCACCCTGTGTCTGTATCTAGAACTGcctcctctgctttcttccaTGCAATAACTCCTCACCTTCCCTTCCTAACACGGAGCCCTTCTGTCCTAGTGAGCATATTGCTTTCCTGTCTCCTTCAGCATCACTTTCCTTCCAATTAATTAAATCTCTCCGTGTGAGAAACAACCCAAGTGGCAGAAAAGCACATAGCAAACCCAGCCACTTGGCTCGCTTCCATGCTACGTTGCTTCTTCCTGCCCTGCATTCCTTTGTCCACCGATAATAGGCACACGTAATGCTGCTCACCCCATATGACATTTCTGCTGTCCCCTGCAGGTCTCCCTTATGGCAGTGGATGAGATGCATCAGGATTTACCCATTCTGGAGAAGGACCTGTACTGGAATGAGCCCGATCCCCAGCCACCCTACACGGCAGCCACTGCTGAGTACAAGCGCCCATCGTTCCTTGGCTCAACTTTTGATATCAGGTGAGTGCAGCCACAGGGTGTCAGAACAGTCAGGTCTTGTGCAGGATATTATACTTGAGGGGTAAGAGGTAGCAGTAATCTCTTTCTCTATAGTCTGTGAAATCTTGCCCTAAGATACTTTTAGGCTTAACCAGAGACAATAGCCAACATCCTCCGCAGAAAAGGATGCCTTCgacctctttcccccctcccctctacTATGAGCATCCCTATTGCGGGGGGCCTAACACATATCTAACGGCAGTACAGGAAGAGAGAGGCTTGTCGCTGGCAGCAGCATTCCCTGTGCTGCCAGCCTCTCCACCAGAAACCACCTCCTTTTGTGGCTGTGTAACAGCCCATTTTGCCTTTCCCCAGCATGCAGAAAGAAGAGATGGAGTTCCAGCCCTTGGAGCAAATTAAAGAGAATGAGGAGGCCAACCACTCCACACCGTTACTGGGACACCTGGGCCGCCTCCTCGGCGTCCAGTCACCGAGTTTCTCCAGGTCCTCTTCCCGGATGAACCTGCTGCGCCGGCGAGGAGACCCCACATCCCCCTTCTCCCATTATACATACCAAGACGTGGGCAAGTCTGCAAGCCCTTGCAGCATCAATCAGCCAAGGGGAGACTCCAGCTCACAGGAGCAGTGGGACAGCGAAGATGGAAAACTAAGGGAGTTTGACGCCTTCATGTCAACCCCATTTTATGAGAGACCTGGTTTCTACAGCGCTCCACAGACACCGATCAGCTCTATCCCCATGATTTTCCCTTCTAGACGCCAAGGCCGCAAGAAGCCTCCTGCACTCTCCAGCATCGCTGCATGCTCGACTTCTCTTCGGGACGTCATCGTCAACTCCTCACCTTCCAGGGTCAGCGATACGTATAAGAGCCAGAGCTCCATTGGATCAGGtgcaaaggaaacatttatttgGCCAACAGATCGGAGCAAAGGTCCTGACTCACTGGTTGCAacagcagaagaagaaaagagcaactCTAACAGTAAAAGCAGAGAAGCTACCACCACAGGAAGTCCGGGAGCTCAGTCCACAGCATCACAGAGCCCTAAATTCCCCTTCTTAGCAGAGTCCCCAGACCACGAGAAGCAGGGTAGCTTCAAGAGTCTGAAGAGCTCGAAAGCTTCCCACCCACCCTGGCTATCCCTGGAGAACACAGCATCAGCCACTCCCAATTCTGAGCACTCAAGTGCGTTTCACACCCCCAGTAACAAAACCCCCGGAGGCAGTGCCTCCCTCTGCTTCTCATTCACTCCTGTAACATCTCCAGCCCTGGAGAGATCCCACATGGGGAACATGGGCCCTGATGCTCACAGCCTAAGTTTAGAAGATGCAGCCAGCGCTCCAGACCAGCATCCAGCAGAAGTTTCCAGGAACACGAGAGAGACTGAAAATGGAAGCACCAATACTCCCCCTACAAAAGAGCCAAGAAGAGCAGAGAGTCCATCCCCCAATGACTCTGGCATCTCTCTAGCCGAAGGTGACTACGTGGGGCTGATGGAGGTCATCATGGAGACCAGTGAAAGCACATGTGAAGAGCAGATAGAGCAGTACAGCTAGAGGAGACCGAGGCATACGCAGTTCTGTTGAGATACTTGCCATATTAGTGATATTGCAGTGTCTTTACACCTGGCCACGCTGGCACTCACCCAAACAAGGGCAGTGCAGCCAAACCACCTAGGGCTGCAACACGCAGCTAGAGCCCAGCCTAGGCTAAAGCCAGCACTAATGACACACTGCTACTGGCTCCAGGTAC contains:
- the BEST1 gene encoding bestrophin-1 isoform X1; this encodes MTVTYTNRVADARLGTFSQLLLQWKGSIYKLLYSEFLIFISLYFTISLVYRLILSESQRLMFEKLALYCNSYAELIPVSFVLGFYVALVVSRWWAQYESIPWPDRIMNLVSCNVDGEDEYGRLLRRTLMRYSNLCSVLILRSVSTAVYKRFPSMEHVVRAGLMTPEEHKKFESLNSPHNKFWIPCVWFSNLAVKARNEGRIRDSVLLQGILNELNTLRSQCGRLYGYDWISIPLVYTQVVTVAVYSFFLACLIGRQFLDPEKAYPGHELDLFVPVFTFLQFFFYAGWLKVAEQLINPFGEDDDDFETNWLIDRNLQVSLMAVDEMHQDLPILEKDLYWNEPDPQPPYTAATAEYKRPSFLGSTFDISMQKEEMEFQPLEQIKENEEANHSTPLLGHLGRLLGVQSPSFSRSSSRMNLLRRRGDPTSPFSHYTYQDVGKSASPCSINQPRGDSSSQEQWDSEDGKLREFDAFMSTPFYERPGFYSAPQTPISSIPMIFPSRRQGRKKPPALSSIAACSTSLRDVIVNSSPSRVSDTYKSQSSIGSGAKETFIWPTDRSKGPDSLVATAEEEKSNSNSKSREATTTGSPGAQSTASQSPKFPFLAESPDHEKQGSFKSLKSSKASHPPWLSLENTASATPNSEHSSAFHTPSNKTPGGSASLCFSFTPVTSPALERSHMGNMGPDAHSLSLEDAASAPDQHPAEVSRNTRETENGSTNTPPTKEPRRAESPSPNDSGISLAEGDYVGLMEVIMETSESTCEEQIEQYS
- the BEST1 gene encoding bestrophin-1 isoform X2; amino-acid sequence: MTVTYTNRVADARLGTFSQLLLQWKGSIYKLLYSEFLIFISLYFTISLVYRLILSESQRLMFEKLALYCNSYAELIPVSFVLGFYVALVVSRWWAQYESIPWPDRIMNLVSCNVDGEDEYGRLLRRTLMRYSNLCSVLILRSVSTAVYKRFPSMEHVVRAGLMTPEEHKKFESLNSPHNKFWIPCVWFSNLAVKARNEGRIRDSVLLQGILNELNTLRSQCGRLYGYDWISIPLVYTQVVTVAVYSFFLACLIGRQFLDPEKAYPGHELDLFVPVFTFLQFFFYAGWLKVSLMAVDEMHQDLPILEKDLYWNEPDPQPPYTAATAEYKRPSFLGSTFDISMQKEEMEFQPLEQIKENEEANHSTPLLGHLGRLLGVQSPSFSRSSSRMNLLRRRGDPTSPFSHYTYQDVGKSASPCSINQPRGDSSSQEQWDSEDGKLREFDAFMSTPFYERPGFYSAPQTPISSIPMIFPSRRQGRKKPPALSSIAACSTSLRDVIVNSSPSRVSDTYKSQSSIGSGAKETFIWPTDRSKGPDSLVATAEEEKSNSNSKSREATTTGSPGAQSTASQSPKFPFLAESPDHEKQGSFKSLKSSKASHPPWLSLENTASATPNSEHSSAFHTPSNKTPGGSASLCFSFTPVTSPALERSHMGNMGPDAHSLSLEDAASAPDQHPAEVSRNTRETENGSTNTPPTKEPRRAESPSPNDSGISLAEGDYVGLMEVIMETSESTCEEQIEQYS